Sequence from the Cuniculiplasma divulgatum genome:
TGATATTGATGAAGTGTTTGTGCCTATTATGGCATCTTTTCTTGCAATCTGACTTATCTGGGTAAGCAGCGATTCCTTGGTTTCCACCTTTTCTATGACTGCTTCCACAAACATGTCCGAATCGGATCCTGCCGAGAGTTCCTGAGTTGAAGTGATTCGCTGCATGATAGTGTCAATATTCTCCTTGATCTCTCCCTTGCGGAAAAGTCTCTCAAGGGACGATCTGATGCTGGAAGCAGCGTCTTCCAGTGCCTTGGGATAGATATCTGTCAGTATGACACTGTTTCCGGCCTGTGCAAATACCTGTGCAATGCCGCGGCCCATGGTGCCGGCGCCGACCACTGTTACCTTCATTCAACCATCTCCAGGGAGAGCGAGTGTGCTCCTCCGCCTCCATGGCATATTGTTGCCAGCCCATGGGTCAGTTTTCTCTCCTTAAGGGCATTTATGAGTGTAACGATAATGCGCGACCCGCTGTTTCCCAGAGGGTGGCCTATTGCCGTTGCTCCACCGTTGACGTTGAATCTGTCGATGTCTATGTTCAGCTCCTTCCTCACAACCAGCGATGCAACTGAGAATGCCTCATTATGCTCAACCAGGTCGAAATAGGAAATATCCTTCCCAAGTTTCTTGAGCAGTGCTCTGGTGGCTGGAACTGGAGCCTCCACAAAATCCCTGGGATTCAGTGAGGCCTGGGTGAAACCTGTTATCTCTGCTACAGGCTTCAGCCCATATTCCCTGACTGCCCTCTCAGATGCAAGGAGAAGTGCAGAGGCCCCGTCGCTCAGCTGGGATGAGTTTCCAGCCGTCAGGACTCCGTTCTTTGCAAATGCTGAATTCAGTGCAGCAAGCGACTCCATGGTGGTTTTCCTGATACCTTCGTCCACAGAAAGTTCAGGCATTTTGATGGTTTCTTTCTGGAACTCGCCACGATCCCACGCTTTTTTTGCAAGTTCCTGGCTTCTCAGGGCAAATTCATCAGCCTCCTGCCTTGTTATCCCGAACTTTCTGGCAGACTGTTCTGCAGAATAGCCCATGTGCTCATGATAGAATGCATCAATGAGGCCGTCCAGGAGCATGGAATCCTCAAGCTTGAGATCCCTGTTAAGAAGCTGCTTCACTCCCCATCGGGTGTATGATGGCATCAGAAGCGGTGTTCCGCTCATGCTCTCCATTCCGCCCGCCACAACAACATCTTTCTCCCCAAGCATTATTTCGCGGGAACCTGACTCAACGGCAAGCATTCCTGACGCACAGACAGTGTTAACCGTATATTTTATAACGCCATCGGGAAGGCCGGCCAGTGTTGATGCCTGTCCGGCAGGATTCTGTCCAACGCCAGCCCCAATGACGTTTCCCATAATGACTTCCTGAATGTTACTTGGCCTAAGTCCGGAATCAGCGACAACAGCAGACACTGCACGTGATCCCAGTTCAGGGGCAGGCACGCCGGCAAGAGACTTCCCAAACTTGCCTATGGGTGTTCTCTTATATGAAATTACATAAACCTTCTCCATATTTATCTATGGAGTATTGGCAGAATAAATAATAGGTTTCCGAAATAGAAAGATCAGCTAACTATGGTGCCTTCCTCTATCTCTTTCTTGGTTCTGGTCTCCTTCTTTATAACGTATCTGGTTACATATCCCGCTACCAGGTTGAGCGTTCTTTTTGACACGTCATTGGTTGAATTCTTTATAAAGCCCCTGTTCTGATTGAAGTCCGTGTTGAAAACCCCCGGATTCTTGTTAACAAGGTCTTCGGCGATTCGTTTTATGTTTGATGGTCTTATGCTTCCCATAGGTTTCATGTGATGGCGCAGGCGTATAAAATCATTATGACTTAACTCCTATGTTGCAGTGGCGAGCCTACAGCTACCGTCACGGCGGGACCTGCCTGGAAGATTGATGGTATTCTACTTCGCCTATGGTGGCACAACCAGGACGGGGATCTGGCTCAGCTTAATAATTTCGGAACTCACTGATCCCAGCAGCACCTTGCTGAGTCCGGAGAGTTTCCTTGTCCCGGTGATTATCAGGTCCACTCCGCGCTCCAGGGCAGCTCCGGTCATGGATCTGGCGATCTGTTCTCCCGGCGCATCAAGCTTAAGGAAAGTTGCGTTCACATTCTGATTTTCCAGCAGGTCCTTTGCCGCATTCAATATGGCTTCAGACGTGGCATCGTTTCGCTCATACATTGAAGGTGGTACATAGGCATCGAAGTTCGGTCCTGCACCGACTATGAGTGGAGCCACATAGCAGATTATAAATTCGTCAGCGATTGGTTTCATCTTGAGCGCAAATGCCAGAGCCTTCTTGGAGGCTTCAGAATTGTCGAATGCTATCAGTATCTTCACCATAATCTATAGCTTAGTCATGTGAAATATTTTTCGGTGATGACCATTAAGCTGCTAAGTTATTACGATCTAAGCCAAGAATGCTTTTTGGCAGGTTCATCCATCAATTTTTCTATGAGTTCCCTCTGGGTCTGGCTCAGGTGTTTCGGTACAGCTACCCTGATTTCCACCAGAACGTCCCCCGATCCTCTGCCGTTCATGTGCTGGAAACCCGCCCCCTTTATGCGCAGGACTTCTCCAGGCTGCGTTCCTGCCGGAATCTTGAGGGTGAGCGTTTCCCGGAAAAGCTTAATTTCCTTCTCAACACCCAGAGCAGCCTCGGGAAAACCGATTTCCTCGACAATGTAGATATCGTCATTTATCCGCTTCATGTCAGGAGTTTCTTCGATGTTAAGCGCAACGTAAAGATCCCCTGTCCTGCCGAAATGGGACTGGCCTTTTCCCTTTATTCTCAGCCTCAACCTGTCCGGGGCACCTTTTGGAACTGTGATCTCCAGATTCTCAGTCACGGGAACTGAACCGGTCCCATGGCAATCAGGACATACCACAGAAGGCACCTTTCCTCTTCCTCCACAGGTCTTGCATGTTGTGACAGTGACCATCCGGAAGAACCCCTGTCCCTGAACTACCCGCTGTTGCCCAGTTCCATTGCAGTCCTTGCAGGTAACCAGCTTTCCATCCTTGGAGCCTGTGCCATGACATGTCTGGCATTCAGCATTGCGCCTGTACTTGATGGTCTTCTTGGCTCCGTAGTACACATCTTCCAGTGAGATGCGGAGATTGGTCAAGAGGTCAAGATTTTCTCCTCGATCACCCTGAAAACCAGAGAAAAAGCTGTCAGAATTTCCAAACCCGAAATTCCCGCCAAAAATCCTGTTGAATATATCCCCCAGATCGCTGAAGTCGTTGAAATGTGAGAAATCCTGCCAGGTGAAATTGCTCCCTCCTGAACCGAATTCCACGTGGCCAGTCTGATCATACATTCTCCTCTTTTGCTCATCAGACAGGACCTCGTAAGCTTCACTGATTTCCTTGAATTTCTCCTCGGCCTGTGCCTTGTTATCCGGATTGGCATCAGGATGATATTTTTTGGCAAGATTTCTGAATGCTTTCTTTATTTCATCAGGCGTTGCATCCCTGCTAACGCCCAGTATTTCATAATAGTCCTTAGCCATCGATGCCGGCTTCCTCCCTCAGCTTATTTTTCCTTGAAGTCGGCGTCAACTGTTTTGCCTTCGTCTGATGCCTGCCCTGTCCCGGATGTTTGCTCAGTCTGCTGTTCTGCCCCTGCAGATCCGGTTGCATCCTGTGTCTGGTACATTTTGGCACCTATATCCTGAATCTTCTTGGATAGCTTTTCTGAGAGTTCGTCAATCTTTGCGATATCCTTCTTGGAAATGGCTTCCTTGAACTGCTTGAGGTCTTCCTGTATGTCCTTCTTTGCAGCTTCATCTATCTTGTTTCCGGCCTCATTTATGGTTTTCTCTATAGTATAGCTGAGGGTTTCCGCGGCGTTTATCTTCTCCACTTCTTCTTTCTTCTGCCTGTCCTGTTCTGCAAACTCCTCAGCCTGCTTCTTCATTTTCTCGATCTCTTCCTTTGACAGCTTGTTTGTTGCACTTATTGAAATACTCTGACTCTTGCCGGAACCCTTGTCCACTGCAGAAACATGCAGTATGCCGTTGGCGTCGATATCAAATGTTACCTCTATCTGAGGAATACCTCTTGGCGCAGGTGGAATCCCCACAAGGTTGAACATCCCAAGTGAAACATTGTCCGCTGCCATCGGCCTCTCGCCCTGTACAATGTGGATTGTGACTGCTGTCTGCATATCAGCTGCGGTTGTGAAGACCTGGGATTTTTTGGTAGGAATTGTTGTGTTGGCAGGAATTATGGGAGTGGTAACACCACCAAGTGTTTCGATTCCAAGGGTCAGCGGGGTAACATCCAGAAGAACTATATCCTTTATCTCGCCGGAAAGGACTGCTCCCTGGATTGATGCACCAATGGCAACGCACTCCATGGGATCCACTCCACCCTCGGCCTTCCGGCCGAAATAATCCTCCACAAACTTTCTCACCATAGGTATTCTGGTGGGTCCTCCCACTAGGATGATCTTTGTGACATCCGATTTGCTCATCTTTCCTCCCTCAAGAGCTTTGTCCAGAGGTGTTTTGCAGCGGTTGACAATGGGTTCAATGAGCTCCTCGAATTTTGACCGGGTAAGGGTATAGTTCAGGTGTTTGGGTCCGTCCTGAGTGGCAGTTATATAGGGCAGGCTGATGTCCGTCGACATTGTTGATGAAAGTTCAATCTTTGCCTTCTCAGCTGCATCCTTAAGCCTGATGTATGCATTTTTATCCTTGGAAAGATCCACTCCTTCCCTGCTCTTGAAATCGTCTACAAGGAATTTTATGATGGCCTCGTCCATGTCGGTTCCACCCAGGCTGGTGTCGCCTGATGTTGATACGACTTCGAATACGCCTTCGCCGAAATCCATTATTGTGACATCCAGCGTTCCTCCTCCAAGGTCGAAGACAAGGATTTTCTGCGACTGATTCAGCTTATCAATTCCATAAGCTAGCGAGGCAGCTGTGGGCTCGTTTATTATACGTTTGACGTCAAGGCCAGCAATTAATCCGGCATCCTTTGTTGCCTGTCTCTGGTTATCGTTGAAATAAGCTGGAACCGTAATCACCGCTTCCTTTACCTCTTCCCCCAGGAAAGCTTCGGCATCCCTCTTTATTTTCTGGAGAATGAAGGCGGAGACCTGCTGCGGGGTGTACTCCTTTCCCATCACCTTGAATTTGAAGTCCGTTCCCATTTTTCTCTTTGCAGCGTATATCGTACCCTCTGGGTTCAGCAGCGC
This genomic interval carries:
- a CDS encoding 30S ribosomal protein S17e, whose product is MGSIRPSNIKRIAEDLVNKNPGVFNTDFNQNRGFIKNSTNDVSKRTLNLVAGYVTRYVIKKETRTKKEIEEGTIVS
- the dnaJ gene encoding molecular chaperone DnaJ, which encodes MAKDYYEILGVSRDATPDEIKKAFRNLAKKYHPDANPDNKAQAEEKFKEISEAYEVLSDEQKRRMYDQTGHVEFGSGGSNFTWQDFSHFNDFSDLGDIFNRIFGGNFGFGNSDSFFSGFQGDRGENLDLLTNLRISLEDVYYGAKKTIKYRRNAECQTCHGTGSKDGKLVTCKDCNGTGQQRVVQGQGFFRMVTVTTCKTCGGRGKVPSVVCPDCHGTGSVPVTENLEITVPKGAPDRLRLRIKGKGQSHFGRTGDLYVALNIEETPDMKRINDDIYIVEEIGFPEAALGVEKEIKLFRETLTLKIPAGTQPGEVLRIKGAGFQHMNGRGSGDVLVEIRVAVPKHLSQTQRELIEKLMDEPAKKHSWLRS
- a CDS encoding acetyl-CoA C-acetyltransferase, which produces MEKVYVISYKRTPIGKFGKSLAGVPAPELGSRAVSAVVADSGLRPSNIQEVIMGNVIGAGVGQNPAGQASTLAGLPDGVIKYTVNTVCASGMLAVESGSREIMLGEKDVVVAGGMESMSGTPLLMPSYTRWGVKQLLNRDLKLEDSMLLDGLIDAFYHEHMGYSAEQSARKFGITRQEADEFALRSQELAKKAWDRGEFQKETIKMPELSVDEGIRKTTMESLAALNSAFAKNGVLTAGNSSQLSDGASALLLASERAVREYGLKPVAEITGFTQASLNPRDFVEAPVPATRALLKKLGKDISYFDLVEHNEAFSVASLVVRKELNIDIDRFNVNGGATAIGHPLGNSGSRIIVTLINALKERKLTHGLATICHGGGGAHSLSLEMVE
- the dnaK gene encoding molecular chaperone DnaK, with protein sequence MSKIIGIDLGTSNSAAAVVISGKPTIIPSAEGVSIGGKSFPSYVAFTKDGQLLVGEPAKRQALLNPEGTIYAAKRKMGTDFKFKVMGKEYTPQQVSAFILQKIKRDAEAFLGEEVKEAVITVPAYFNDNQRQATKDAGLIAGLDVKRIINEPTAASLAYGIDKLNQSQKILVFDLGGGTLDVTIMDFGEGVFEVVSTSGDTSLGGTDMDEAIIKFLVDDFKSREGVDLSKDKNAYIRLKDAAEKAKIELSSTMSTDISLPYITATQDGPKHLNYTLTRSKFEELIEPIVNRCKTPLDKALEGGKMSKSDVTKIILVGGPTRIPMVRKFVEDYFGRKAEGGVDPMECVAIGASIQGAVLSGEIKDIVLLDVTPLTLGIETLGGVTTPIIPANTTIPTKKSQVFTTAADMQTAVTIHIVQGERPMAADNVSLGMFNLVGIPPAPRGIPQIEVTFDIDANGILHVSAVDKGSGKSQSISISATNKLSKEEIEKMKKQAEEFAEQDRQKKEEVEKINAAETLSYTIEKTINEAGNKIDEAAKKDIQEDLKQFKEAISKKDIAKIDELSEKLSKKIQDIGAKMYQTQDATGSAGAEQQTEQTSGTGQASDEGKTVDADFKEK
- a CDS encoding universal stress protein — protein: MVKILIAFDNSEASKKALAFALKMKPIADEFIICYVAPLIVGAGPNFDAYVPPSMYERNDATSEAILNAAKDLLENQNVNATFLKLDAPGEQIARSMTGAALERGVDLIITGTRKLSGLSKVLLGSVSSEIIKLSQIPVLVVPP